From Vanrija pseudolonga chromosome 1, complete sequence, a single genomic window includes:
- the IND1 gene encoding Iron-sulfur protein IND1, translated as MHAALQQRTTALSTLVARRAQHTLSAPLATGFSTSLALRHGRTRTTTAAPINPTSASSQLLRQLHSSARHLHENPLGIPKREANPAPKIPRRAPGPPQKSGIRGVNHVVVVASGKGGVGKSTVAANLALALAKTSPEALGRPARIGLLDLDIFGPSVPLLMGLDRAGEPELSDTNKLVPLQNHGVKTMSIGYLLPPDPNTPVVWRGLMVQKAVQQLLFDVDWSQGGDLDALVIDMPPGTGDVQLSLGQLVVVDGAVIVSTPQDVALIDARKGVAMFQKVGVPIIGLLLNMSHFKCGSCDTPHELFGSSDKFTAAASELGLDVLGKVPLVTSVSDGGDAGRPVMVQSSAEGDEVREAMKHVGEEVWQYLASRPKVSGVRG; from the exons ATGCACGCAGCTCTGCAGCAGCGCACAACAGCGCTCTCGACGCTcgttgcccgccgcgcccagcaCACGCTCTCGGCACCGCTAGCCACGGGCTTCAGCACCTCTTTAGCGCTGCGCCATGGACGCACCAGGACCACCACAGCCGCCCCGATTAACCCGACATCAGCCTCATCGCAGTTGTTGCGACAGCTGCATTCCTCTGCGAGACATCTCCACGAGAACCCGTTG GGCATCCCTAAGCGCGAGGCAAACCCAGCGCCAAAGATTCCCCGTCGCGCACCTGGGCCACCGCAAAAGAGCGGTATTCGCGGTGTAaaccatgtcgtcgtcgtcgcgtccggAAAAGGCGGAGTCGGCAAGAGCACTGTTGCAG CGaatctcgccctcgccctggcCAAGACATCGCCCGAagccctcggccgcccggcgcgcaTCGGGCTGCTGGATCTCGACATCTTTGGACCAAGCGTACCCCTTCTCATGGGTCTCGATCGTGCCGGAGAACCAGAGTTGAGCGACA CAAACAAGCTCGTTCCGCTGCAAAACCACGGCGTCAAGACCATGTCCATCGGATACCTGCTGC CCCCAGACCCCAACACGCCGGTTGTTTGGCGTGGTCTCATGGTGCAGAAGGCTGTCCAGCAGCTACTCTTCGATGTCGACTGGTCGCagggcggcgacctcgacgcgctcgtcatTGACATGCCACCTGGCACGGGCGACGTGCAGCTCAGTCTGGGACAgctggttgttgttgatg gcGCCGTCATCGTCTCCACGCCGCAGGATGTTGCGCTTATCGATGCGCGCAAGGGAGTCGCCATGTTCCAGAAAGTTGGCGTGCCG ATTATCGGCCTCCTGTTGAACATGTCGCACTTTAAGTGCGGCTCGTGCGACACGCCACACGAGTTGTTTGGGAGCTCGGACAAGTTTACCGCGGCGGCCAGTGAGCTTGGCCTGGATGTGCTTG GCAAAGTGCCACTCGTCACGTCAGTGAGCGACGGAGGCGATGCCGGCCGGCCAGTGATGGTGCAGAgcagcgccgagggcgacgaggtgcgcgaaGCGATGAagcatgtcggcgaggaagtGTGGCAGTATCTCGCCTCAAGGCCGAAGGTGAGCGGCGTGAGAGGATAG
- the MKK2 gene encoding MAP kinase kinase MKK2/SSP33 codes for MSSRPPLTATRPAPQMGTPRRPGGARPNPSQAAAAAAAASASAAPGGTPPPPVTPSHRQDSGSGSGSGSGSGSSTPSATPNPSYTYAPSPSSFPTRAGPQPPKLSIPSGNVPGINVDQAGIGGWHQPPPALPSLAMKPRSGSSSLAPGASSRPRLTLSPALPPQRPQTAPQLPTLATGPSLRPSLTLDPSVPPAQFAPGAPPRAAPRPGGLKLQLAIPTGSGGGGAAFMANDYPEERTPVPGEDRDATVHAHNPRHEPGYSAYGGGYGGYGGDNDGQGLQCAEEAGFQIEDIRQAVSRMGRRDTSPAPSAGRSRAGSAAGSFYDQPRSGSRTASRSDSRSSLVDMDLSTLRALSISTPTRDLENGASRPTSLHEQAVCDEPAVWIDPNVEPELRLIRHLGEGAGGAVDLVVEARSGKVMARKVITRSPNPNMHRQLMRELQFASERSPYIVEHYGAFLAERDTQICILMEYCEAGSLDYLIGRMKETGLLASEHVLGRIASSVLRGLDYLHERHIIHRDIKPSNILITRNGLVKLCDFGVAGELVDSHAGTFTGTSFYMAPERIQGQNYSIKADVWSLGLTLHEVAHLRFPFPPEGEPQNVAPIELLSYIVTAPVPAMVDNPATGRQPWSPEIRDFIAQCLIRSGTERPYPRQLLQHPFIIGSEHKNVNMARWVERLVPSLNNPPVA; via the exons atGAGCTCAAGACCCCCGCTGACGGCAACCCGTCCAGCGCCGCAAATGGGAACCCCCAGGCgaccaggcggcgcgcgtccaAATCCATCACAggcagcggccgcagcagcagctgcatcTGCATCGGCAGCCCCTGGaggtacgccgccgccgccggtaaCGCCATCACACCGACAGGACTCGGGTTCCGGGTCTGGCTCTGGCAGTGGgtctggctcgtcgaccccaTCGGCCACTCCAAACCCCAGCTATACCTACGCGCCCTCTCCCTCTTCCTTCCCCACGCGTGCAGGCCCACAACCACCAAAGCTTAGCATCCCGTCTGGCAATGTCC CCGGCATCAACGTGGACCAAGCAGGTATTGGTGGCTGGcaccagccgccgccggcgctgccgtcACTGGCGATGAAGCCGCGATCtgggtcctcgtcgttggcgccTGGCGCGTCATCACGACCAAGACTGACTCTGTCGCCTGCACTCCCGCCGCAAAGGCCGCAGACGGCGCCCCAGCTTCCGACACTGGCCACGGGACCAAGTCTACGGCCAAGTCTGACCCTTGACCCGAGTGTGCCCCCGGCGCAGTTCGCACCgggcgctcctcctcgagcggcaCCACGACCGGGCGGGTTAAAGCTCCAGCTTGCGATCCCAACTGGGagcggaggcgggggcgcggcATTCATGGCCAACGACTACCCAGAAGAACGGACACCTGTGCCTGGAGAGGACCGCGACGCGACGGTTCATGCGCACAACCCGAGGCATGAGCCAGGATACTCGGCCTATGGCGGTGGATATGGCGGgtacggcggcgacaacgacgggcAGGGCCTGCAATGTGCGGAGGAGGCCGGGTTCCAGATTGAGGACATTCGTCAAGCCGTGTCTCGCATGGGCAGGCGCGATACCAGCCCGGCACCCAGTGCgggccgctcgcgcgcgggctcTGCGGCCGGATCATTCTACGACCAGCCGCGCTCTGGGTCGCGCACGGCGAGCCGGAGCGactcgcgcagcagcctgGTGGACATGGACCTGTCAACGTTGCGTGCCCTGTCGATTTCAACTCCCACCCGCGACTTGGAGAACGGCGCAAGCCGGCCCACATCTCTGCACGAGCAGGCCGTCTGCGATGAGCCCGCGGTCTGGATCGACCCGAatgtcgagcccgagctcaGGCTCATCCGTCACTTGGGCGaaggcgctggcggcgccgttgatctcgtcgtcgaggcacGTTCCGGCAAGGTcatggcgaggaag GTTATTACCCGCTCGCCCAACCCCAACATGCACCGTCAGCTCATGCGCGAGCTCCAGTTTGCATCGGAACGATCGCCGTACATTGTGGAGCACTATGGCGCgttcctcgccgagcgtgaCACGCAAATCTGCATCCTGATGGAGTACTGCGAGgccggctcgctcgactACCTCATTGGCAGGATGAAGGAGACGGGCTTGCTTGCTTCGGAGCACGTCCTGGGACGCATCGCGTCTTCTGTGCTTCGCGGCCTCGACTACCTGCACGAGCGACACATTATCCACCGAGACATCAAACCTAGCAACATTCTCATTACGCGCAACGGACTGGTCAAGCTCTGCGACTTTGGCGTggccggcgagctggtcgactcGCACGCTGGCACCTTTACGGGCACTTCATTCTACATGGCGCCTGAGCGTATCCAAGGCCAGAACTACTCGATCAAGGCCGACGTGTGGTCGCTCGGTCTGACGCTGCACGAGGTGGCGCACCTGCGGTTCCCATTCCCTCCCGAGGGCGAGCCACAGAACGTCGCACCGATCGAGCTGCTCAGCTACATTGTCACGGCGCCGGTCCCTGCAATGGTCGACAACCCGGCCACTGGTCGCCAGCCGTGGTCTCCTGAGATCCGCGACTTTATTGCGCAGTG TCTGATCCGATCGGGCACTGAGCGCCCCTACCCCCGCCAGTTACTCCAGCATCCCTTCATCATTGGGTCGGAACACAAGAATGTCAATATGGCCAGATGGGTCGAGAGGCTCGTGCCGTCGCTCAACAACCCGCCTGTCGCATAA
- the rps25 gene encoding 40S ribosomal protein S25: MPPQVKSKAQKALAAQAGSKAGKKKKWSKGKVKDKANNAVALDKQTYDRILKEVPTYKLISQSVLIDRMKVNGSLARRAIAFLEKEGHIKRVVHHHAQLIYTRATAGKE, translated from the exons AT GCCTCCCCAGGTGAAGTCCAAGGCCCAGAAGGCCCTTGCCGCTCAGGCCGGTTCCAAGGCCGG TAAGAAGAAAAAGTGGTCCAAGGGCAAGGTTAAGGACAAGGCCAACAACGCCGTTGCCCTCGACAAGCAGACCTA CGACCGTATCCTCAAGGAGGTCCCGACCTACAAGCTCATCTCGCAGTCGGTCCTCATTGACCGCATGAAGGTCAACGGttcgctcgcccgccgcgccatcgccttcctcgagaaggagggccACATCAAGcgcgtcgtccaccaccacgcccagcTCATCTACAcccgcgccaccgccggcaaGGAGTAA